In Henriciella litoralis, the genomic window AAGACGTATGCGGCCAAGGTGGTTGCCAACGCCAATGCCATGGCAACGGCCGCAAAGAGCGCTGGCATGGATCTGGTCTCCGGCGGAACAGATACGCACGTCGCGCTCATCGATCTTCGCCCGAAGAACGTCACCGGCAAGGATGCGGAAGCTGCGCTTGGGCGCGCTTACATCACCTGTAACAAGAATGGGGTCCCTTTCGATCCTACTAAACCGACGATCACAAGTGGCATCCGGGTAGGGTCTCCTGCGGGCACGACGCGCGGCTTTGGTGAAGCGGAATTCCGCCAGATTGGGGATTGGATCGGACAGGTCGTCGATGCCGTAGCTCAAGGCAATTCAGAAGGCGTTGAAGCACGCGTCAAATCCGAAGTCATGGAGCTAACATCCAAATTCCCGATATACGCTGATCTGGAGCTGTGAGTTGAAGTGCCCGTTCTGCACTGCTGAAAATACGGCGGTTAAAGATTCCCGGCCCGCTGAGGACAACACAGCGGTTCGGCGTAGGCGCGCCTGCGAGGTATGCGGCGGGCGCTTTACCACATTTGAACGCGTTCAGCTGCGTGAAATCATCGTCGTCAAGCGCGACGGCAAGCGCGCGGTATTCGACCGGGAGAAAGTCGCCAGATCGGTTATGATAGCTCTGCGTAAGCGTCCCGTAGGCGATGAAAGTGTAGAGCGCTTGGTATCGGGCATTGTCCGCAAACTGGAAAGCAGCGGCGAGACCGAATTGCTATCGTCTGAAATCGGTGAGCTGGTCATGGAAGCGCTTAAAACAGTCGATCCCGTCGGCTATGTCCGCTATGCGAGCGTCTACAAGGACTTCAAGGATCCGAGCGATTTCGCCCAGTTCATTGAAACCTCGTCTCTGGATGAATCCGGGGTCGACGATTGACTTCCAACGTTGGCGTCACGCTCAAAATCGCGACATCGCTTGATGGTCGAATTGCGCTTTCCAACGGGACGAGCCAGTGGATCACGAATAGCGCTTCTCGGGCGCGCGTTCATGAAATGCGCGCCAACCATTCAGCCGTTCTGGTTGGAATCGGGACGGTTTTAGCTGATGATCCATTGCTAACCGCCAGAACAGTTCCGCCGCCCCAGAACCAGCCTGTCAGAATCGTCGCAGATAGCCGATTGCGGACACCGAAACATGCGCGACTGCTCGCTTCAGCCGCATCGGGACGAGTTGTCCTGGCTCACGCGCAGAACGCATCAGGCGAGACATTTGATGGCTCCGACGTTGATCTATGGGAGGTAGGCGACGGCAGCGGGCGCGTTTCACCGCAGCACCTGCTTCGCCGTTGTAGGGCCGAGGGCATCAATGATGTGTTTCTCGAGGGAGGTGGCATTCTTGCTGCCAGTTTCTTGAGAGCTGGTCTGGTTTCACGCATCGCATGGTTCAGGGCCCCGATCATCATTGGCGGCGACGGCATCTCGGCGATTGGCGCTCTCGGATTTCAATCCATGGACGCGGTGTCATCCTGGAGACTGGAGTCCAGAGAGCAGATCGATAGCGATACGCTCGAAATCTGGACGCCTGACGTATCCTGATCCCTTTTTGGCTCACGCTTACCGCTGCGGGATAGATTGGCGGAGCAGCCCGCCTTTCCTATATCAGCCCCCGAGGAGGAGACCGCATGTTTACAGGACTTGTTACCGACATGGGTAAAGTCGAAAGCACGACCGATCTGGACGGGCTTAGACGTATCCGCGTGCAGTCTTCTTACCCCGCTTCTGACATCGAACTTGGCGACTCGATCATGCATTCGGGGGTCTGCCTGACGGTGACTGACTTCGGCGAACTCGAAAGCGGCAGCTGGTTTGAGGTAGAGGCAGTTCCAGAAACCCTATCGAGATCGAATCTCGGCGCTCTTAAAGCCGGGTCGATCGTGAACCTCGAGCAATCGCTCAAACTGGGCACCAAGCTTGGTGGCCATTTCGTATTTGGGCATGTCGACGGTTTGGGTGAGATTATATCCATCATCGAAGACGGTCAGAGTTTCAGGATCACCGTCCGCCCCCCGCGAGAACTGGTTCGATATTTTGCGACTAAAGGCTCGGTGACCATCGATGGCGTATCTCTGACCGTTGCAGACGCCCATGCAAATGGTGACTTCGAAGTTGCTGTTATTCCACACACGTGGAGCGTCACAACCATTGGCCAATTGCAGGCGGGCAGCAAAGTAAATCTTGAGGTGGATATGCTAGCGCGCTACGTCGCCCGCATGATTGGCGTCGACGCGCCAGAAGGCCAGGTGAAATAATGAGCGACGACATACACGCAGCGATTTCTTCAATAGACGAAATCATCGAAGACGCCCGCAATGGGCGTATGTTCATTCTCGTCGATGCTGAAGACCGCGAGAACGAAGGCGATCTTGTCATTCCGGCCAGT contains:
- the nrdR gene encoding transcriptional regulator NrdR → MKCPFCTAENTAVKDSRPAEDNTAVRRRRACEVCGGRFTTFERVQLREIIVVKRDGKRAVFDREKVARSVMIALRKRPVGDESVERLVSGIVRKLESSGETELLSSEIGELVMEALKTVDPVGYVRYASVYKDFKDPSDFAQFIETSSLDESGVDD
- a CDS encoding RibD family protein; this encodes MTSNVGVTLKIATSLDGRIALSNGTSQWITNSASRARVHEMRANHSAVLVGIGTVLADDPLLTARTVPPPQNQPVRIVADSRLRTPKHARLLASAASGRVVLAHAQNASGETFDGSDVDLWEVGDGSGRVSPQHLLRRCRAEGINDVFLEGGGILAASFLRAGLVSRIAWFRAPIIIGGDGISAIGALGFQSMDAVSSWRLESREQIDSDTLEIWTPDVS
- a CDS encoding riboflavin synthase, whose translation is MFTGLVTDMGKVESTTDLDGLRRIRVQSSYPASDIELGDSIMHSGVCLTVTDFGELESGSWFEVEAVPETLSRSNLGALKAGSIVNLEQSLKLGTKLGGHFVFGHVDGLGEIISIIEDGQSFRITVRPPRELVRYFATKGSVTIDGVSLTVADAHANGDFEVAVIPHTWSVTTIGQLQAGSKVNLEVDMLARYVARMIGVDAPEGQVK